GCGACCGGGCTCGCGCATTTCCTCGAGCACATGATGTTCAAAGGGACGCCGACCCATGGCAAAGGCCAGTTCGCGCGCATCGTGGAGGGGAACGGCGGCCAGGACAACGCCTTCACCTCACACGACGTGACGTCCTACTACGTCAACATCGCCGCCGACCGGGTCGACCTCGTCCTGGGCCTCGAGGCCGACCGCATGCGCAACCTCCTCCTCGACCCGAAGGAGATCGATTCGGAGCGGCAGGTGGTGGCGGAGGAGCGACGCACGCGCACCGAGGACGACCCCGACGGCTCCCTCTCGGAAGAATTTCTCGCCGCCGCGTACAAGGCGCACCCGTACGGCTGGCCCGTGATCGGGTGGATGAGCGACATCCAGCGCGTCCGCCAAGCCGAGCTTCGCGCCTTCTACAACCGCCACTACCAGCCGAACAACGCCCTCCTCGTGGTGGCGGGCGACGTTGACACGCGCCGTGTGATCTCCCGGGCGCGTGAGACCTTCGGCCGCATCCCGCGCGGCCCCGCGCCGCCGCCCATGGATGCGATCGAGCCGCCCCAGCTGGCCGAGCGGCGCGTCGTCGTCTACAAGGCGGACGCGCGCGCGCCCATCGTCTACATCGGCTTCCACGTGCCGAACTACACCTCCAAGGACGCCCCGGCGCTCGAGCTGCTGTCGACCATCCTCCAGGAGGGGCGGGCCTCGCGGCTGTACCGGAGGCTGGTGTACGAGCGGAGGCTGGCGCTCTCCATAGGCGGCGACTACGCCTACCTCTCGCACGACCCCAACCTGTTCTGGTTCTCGGGCACGCCGCTGCCCGGCCAGACGCCCGAGGCGCTCGAGCAGGCGATCATGGCCGAGATCGAGCGCGTCAAGAGCGAGACCGTGCCCGAGGAGGAGCTCGAACGCGCCAAGAACCAGATCGAGTCGGGCTTCGTCTGGCGCCAGGACTCGGTCTACTCGCGGGCCGCGAACCTGGCCCGCTTCGAGCTGGCGGGCTCGTGGCGGAACAGCGAGAGCTTCGTGCCCTTGATCCGCCAGGTGACGGCGGCAGATCTCCAGCGCGCGGCCCGCGCCTACTTCCAAACCGACCGCCGCACCGTCGGCGTCCTGCTGCCAGGGCCGCCGCCCGCTGCCGCGGGCAAGTGAAGGCCATGCGCTCCCGCTGGACCAAGGGAGCCGCCGGCCTCGTTCTCCTGGTCGCCCTGTCCGTCGCCGCCGCGTGGGGCGGGCGCTACCTGGGCGGCGGGGCGTCCAAGCCTGTCGCCGTCACAGGCACCATCGAGGCGACCCAGGTGGACGTCAGCGTCAAGATCACCGGGCGCATCCTGGAGCGCCTCGTCAAGGAGGGGGACAGGGTCACGCGCGGTCAGGTGCTGGTGCGCCTCGACGACTCCGAACTGGCAGCCGACGTCAGGCGCCAGGACGCGGCACTGCGCTCGGCCCAGGCGACGCTGCGCGATCTCCAGAAGGGGGCGCGGCCCCAGGAGATCGAGGATGCGCGGGCCGCCGTCTCGAGCGCCGAGGCCACGCGCACCATGACGGAGCGCGAATACCAGCGCAACGATCAGCTTTACACGAAGAACCTGATCGCGGCCCAGGACGTGGACCGGGCGCGGCAGGCGTACGAGGTCGCCAAGGCGCAGGAGCGGAGCGCCCGCGAGCGGCTCGCGCTCGTCCTCGCCGGCTCGCGCCCCGACCAAATCGACGCGGCGCGCTGGCAGGTGACGCAGGCCGAGTCGGCGCTGGCCCAGGCCCAGAGCCGGCTGCGCGAGGCGGTGGTCGTGTCGCCCATCGACGGCGTGGTGCTGAGGAAGAACCTCGAGGCCGGGGAGACCGCCAACCCCGGCGTGCCGATCCTGACCCTCGTCAACCCGAAGGACGTGTGGTTGCGCGCCTACGTGCCGGAGACGGAGGTGGGCCGGCTCAAGGTCGGTGACACGGCCGCGTTGCGCGTGGACGCCTTCCCCAACCGCGTCTTCACCGGGCGCCTCATCGAGATCGGCTCGGAGGCTGAGTTCACCCCGCGCAACGTCCAGACCAAGAAGGAGCGGGTCACCCTCGTCTTCCGCATCAAGATCCAGATCGACAACCCGGACGGCCTGCTCAAGCCCGGGCTGCCCGCCGACGCCGATGTCGGATGACGGCTGCGCCGTCGTCACCCGCCAGCTGACACGCCGCTTCGGGAAGCGCGTGGCGGTCGACCACCTCGACCTGCGCGTGCGGGCGGGGGAGGTGTACGGCTTCCTCGGGCCCAACGGGGCGGGCAAGTCGACGACGCTCCGGATGCTCTGCGGCATCCTCGAGCCCTCCGAGGGCGGCGGGACGGTCTTGGGCATCGACCTCGTGACCGAGCCGGAGCGGATCAAGTCGGTCATCGGCTACATGTCGCAGAAGTTCTCCTTGTACGACGACCTGACCGTCGACGAGAACCTGACCTTCTACGCGCGCGTGTACGAGGTGCCTCGGGCGCAGCGCGCGGGGCGGATCGCGCAGATGGTCCGGATGGCGGACCTGGCCGAGCGGGAGCGCCAGCTCGCGGGCACGCTGTCCGGCGGCTACCGCCAGCGGCTGGCTCTGGCCTGCGCCCTGGTCCACTCCCCACGGCTCATCTTCCTCGACGAGCCGACGGCGGGCGTGGACCCCGTCTCACGCCGCAACTTCTGGGGGCTCATCCGGCGGCTGGCCGACCATGGCACGACCATCGTCGTCACGACCCACTACATGGACGAGGCCGAGCTCTGCGACACGCTGGGCTTCATTTACGAGGGCAAGCTCATTGCCCAGGGGCCGCCGGCCGTCATCAAGAGCGAGACGTTCCGTCGCCCGGTCATCGAGGTGGACGTGGAGGACCTGCGTCGCGCCTCCGATCTCCTGGCCGATTGGGAAGCGGTCGAGGAGGTGCTGCGGGTCGGAACGCGACTTCGCGTGGTGCTGGCGGCGGACGCGGCCGGGGCGGCGGACGTCGAGGGCTTCCTGGAGCGCGCCGGTCTGCGAGTGCGCTGGGCCCACGACGTCGAGCCCTCGGTGGAAGACCTGTTCGTCTCCTTCGTGGACAAGGAGCGCAAGGCGCG
The nucleotide sequence above comes from Candidatus Methylomirabilota bacterium. Encoded proteins:
- a CDS encoding pitrilysin family protein; this translates as MPFRHALNACALALMCLTASLAMSLAQAAEAPPVTETVLDNGLRILVLEDHRSPIATIQTWYKVGSRNEIPGATGLAHFLEHMMFKGTPTHGKGQFARIVEGNGGQDNAFTSHDVTSYYVNIAADRVDLVLGLEADRMRNLLLDPKEIDSERQVVAEERRTRTEDDPDGSLSEEFLAAAYKAHPYGWPVIGWMSDIQRVRQAELRAFYNRHYQPNNALLVVAGDVDTRRVISRARETFGRIPRGPAPPPMDAIEPPQLAERRVVVYKADARAPIVYIGFHVPNYTSKDAPALELLSTILQEGRASRLYRRLVYERRLALSIGGDYAYLSHDPNLFWFSGTPLPGQTPEALEQAIMAEIERVKSETVPEEELERAKNQIESGFVWRQDSVYSRAANLARFELAGSWRNSESFVPLIRQVTAADLQRAARAYFQTDRRTVGVLLPGPPPAAAGK
- a CDS encoding efflux RND transporter periplasmic adaptor subunit, which gives rise to MRSRWTKGAAGLVLLVALSVAAAWGGRYLGGGASKPVAVTGTIEATQVDVSVKITGRILERLVKEGDRVTRGQVLVRLDDSELAADVRRQDAALRSAQATLRDLQKGARPQEIEDARAAVSSAEATRTMTEREYQRNDQLYTKNLIAAQDVDRARQAYEVAKAQERSARERLALVLAGSRPDQIDAARWQVTQAESALAQAQSRLREAVVVSPIDGVVLRKNLEAGETANPGVPILTLVNPKDVWLRAYVPETEVGRLKVGDTAALRVDAFPNRVFTGRLIEIGSEAEFTPRNVQTKKERVTLVFRIKIQIDNPDGLLKPGLPADADVG
- a CDS encoding ABC transporter ATP-binding protein, yielding MSDDGCAVVTRQLTRRFGKRVAVDHLDLRVRAGEVYGFLGPNGAGKSTTLRMLCGILEPSEGGGTVLGIDLVTEPERIKSVIGYMSQKFSLYDDLTVDENLTFYARVYEVPRAQRAGRIAQMVRMADLAERERQLAGTLSGGYRQRLALACALVHSPRLIFLDEPTAGVDPVSRRNFWGLIRRLADHGTTIVVTTHYMDEAELCDTLGFIYEGKLIAQGPPAVIKSETFRRPVIEVDVEDLRRASDLLADWEAVEEVLRVGTRLRVVLAADAAGAADVEGFLERAGLRVRWAHDVEPSVEDLFVSFVDKERKARLREQLRALEMP